Proteins co-encoded in one Muntiacus reevesi chromosome 13, mMunRee1.1, whole genome shotgun sequence genomic window:
- the PRAME gene encoding melanoma antigen preferentially expressed in tumors → MWPKLPQRMCLQDSFWSRFLRMGVWAPPRLLELAVQSLLQNEALAIAALEELPIELFPPLFTAAFAGRHTQAVKAMVQAWPFPCLPLGALMKDHQPHLETFQAALDGLDVLLAQEVRPRRWKLQVLDLRRNAHQDFWTVWSGIKVSMCSLLEPEPAQPMQKRRRVEGSMAGLKPARAPVEVLVDLCLKEDTLDETLSCLLKKAKQWRGLLRLRCQKLRIFAMPVQGIRSILKVVQLDSVQDLEVNCTWKLATLGRFVLHLGHMGNLRRLLLSNIHVLPHTAADQEERCVGQLTAQFLNLPHLQELYLDSISFLEGRLHQVLRCLKTPLETLSITNCLISDSDLMYLSQCPSVGLLKDLSLSGVSLTSLNLEPLQVLIERTSATLQDLDLDECGIMDSQFSALLPSLSRCSQLTTFSFCGNPISMAVLESLLQHTVGLSRLSHVLYPAPLESYEDVRGTLHLGRLAQLHARLRQLLCESGRPGMVWFSASPCPHCGDRTFYDPEPLLCPCCMPA, encoded by the exons ATGTGGCCCAAACTCCCCCAACGAATGTGCCTTCAG GACTCGTTCTGGAGTAGATTCTTAAGGATGGGCGTCTGGGCCCCACCCCGACTCCTGGAGCTGGCCGTCCAGAGCCTGCTGCAGAATGAGGCGTTGGCCATCGCGGCCCTGGAGGAGCTGCCCATCGAGCTCTTCCCACCGCTGTTTACGGCGGCCTTTGCTGGGAGGCACACCCAGGCCGTGAAGGCGATGGTGCAGGCCTGGCCCTTCCCCTGCCTCCCGCTGGGGGCCCTGATGAAGGACCACCAGCCTCATCTGGAGACCTTCCAGGCTGCACTTGATGGCCTGGACGTCCTGCTTGCTCAGGAGGTCCGCCCCAG GCGGTGGAAGCTGCAGGTGCTGGACTTGCGCCGGAACGCGCACCAGGACTTCTGGACCGTGTGGTCCGGCATCAAGGTCAGCATGTGCTCGCTGCTGGAGCCCGAGCCGGCCCAGCCCATGCAGAAGAGGCGCAGAGTGGAGGGTTCGATGGCGGGGCTGAAGCCGGCGCGGGCCCCCGTGGAGGTGCTGGTCGACCTGTGCCTCAAGGAGGACACGCTGGACGAGACCCTCAGCTGCCTGCTGAAGAAGGCCAAGCAGTGGAGGGGCCTGCTGCGCCTGCGCTGCCAGAAGCTGCGGATCTTCGCCATGCCCGTGCAGGGCATCAGGAGCATcctgaaggtggtgcagctggaCTCCGTCCAGGACCTGGAGGTGAACTGCACCTGGAAGCTGGCCACGCTGGGCAGGTTCGTGCTGCACCTGGGCCACATGGGCAACCTGCGTCGGCTGCTGCTCTCGAACATCCATGTGTTGCCGCACACCGCCGCCGACCAGGAGGAGCGCTGCGTCGGCCAGCTCACCGCCCAGTTCCTGAACCTGCCCCACCTGCAGGAGCTCTACCTGGACTCCATCTCCTTCCTCGAGGGCCGCCTGCACCAGGTGCTCAG GTGCCTGAAGACCCCACTGGAgaccctgtcgatcaccaactgcctgatttcagactcgGACCTGATGTACCTGTCGCAGTGCCCGAGCGTCGGCCTGCTGAAGGACCTGAGCCTCAGCGGGGTCAGCCTGACCAGCCTCAACTTGGAGCCCCTGCAGGTCCTGATCGAGAGGACCTCGGCCACCCTGCAGGACCTGGACCTGGACGAGTGCGGCATCATGGACTCCCAGTTCAGcgccctcctgccctccctgaGCCGCTGTTCCCAGCTCACCACCTTCAGCTTCTGTGGCAACCCCATCTCCATGGCCGTGCTGGAGAGCCTGCTGCAGCACACCGTGGGGCTGAGCAGGCTCAGCCACGTGCTCTACCCCGCGCCCCTGGAGAGCTACGAGGATGTGCGCGGCACCCTGCACCTGGGCCGCCTGGCCCAGCTGCACGCCCGCCTCAGGCAGCTGCTCTGCGAGTCGGGGCGGCCCGGCATGGTCTGGTTCAGCGCCAGCCCCTGTCCGCACTGCGGCGACCGGACCTTCTACGACCCCGagcccctcctctgcccctgctGCATGCCCGCCTAG